A single genomic interval of Zobellia nedashkovskayae harbors:
- the apaG gene encoding Co2+/Mg2+ efflux protein ApaG — translation MITQVTKGIKISVNTSFEGTFFKNYKMHFAFGYTITIENQSKDSVQLTSRHWKIYDALNELEVLDGEGVIGKKPVIKPGESHTYTSGCLLTSPIGAMKGHYNMVNFSSTEKFRVYIPTFKFHAPFALN, via the coding sequence ATGATCACACAAGTAACTAAAGGCATTAAGATTTCAGTAAACACTAGTTTTGAAGGAACCTTCTTCAAGAACTATAAGATGCACTTTGCTTTTGGCTACACGATTACTATAGAGAATCAAAGTAAAGATTCTGTTCAGCTCACCTCTCGTCATTGGAAAATATACGATGCTCTTAACGAATTAGAGGTGTTAGACGGCGAAGGCGTAATTGGCAAAAAACCAGTTATAAAACCTGGAGAATCGCACACCTATACATCTGGCTGCCTTTTAACTTCGCCTATTGGAGCAATGAAAGGTCATTATAATATGGTCAACTTTAGTTCTACCGAAAAATTTAGGGTCTATATCCCTACTTTCAAATTTCATGCACCTTTCGCATTAAATTAG
- the pruA gene encoding L-glutamate gamma-semialdehyde dehydrogenase: MGKGFFHVPTAINEPIKSYAPGTSEREEVLEQYRSYFNGSVDVPLYIGSEEIKTGNTKPMSPPHDHKHIVGQYHVAEKAHVTKAIDNCLASRSAWADLTWEQRAAVFLKAAELIAGPYRAKINAATMIAQSKNIYQAEIDAACELIDFLRFNVEYMSQIYDQQPDSAEGIWNRVEYRPLEGFIYAITPFNFTAIAGNLPASAAMMGNVVVWKPSDSQVFSAKVIVDIFKEAGLPDGVINVVYGDPVMITETVLASPDFAGIHFTGSTHVFKELWKQIGNNIHTYKTYPKIVGETGGKDFIVAHPSAKPQQVATAIVRGSFEFQGQKCSAASRVYLPKSLSEEILESVKKDIASFNKPGSPEDMSNFITAVIHEASFDKLAKYIDQAKKDDNAEVIAGGNYDKSKGYFIEPTVILTTDPKYTTMETELFGPVVTIYVYEDKDWSETLKLVDGTSEYALTGAILATDRYAIDEATVALQNCAGNFYINDKPTGAVVGQQPFGGARASGTNDKAGSAQNLLRWVSPRLIKETFVTPIDYRYPFLG; this comes from the coding sequence ATGGGCAAAGGTTTTTTTCATGTACCGACAGCGATTAACGAACCAATAAAAAGTTATGCGCCGGGCACTTCTGAAAGAGAAGAAGTTCTTGAACAGTACCGTTCTTATTTTAACGGTAGCGTAGATGTACCATTATATATAGGTAGCGAAGAAATTAAGACAGGGAACACCAAGCCTATGTCTCCTCCACATGACCACAAACATATTGTAGGTCAATATCATGTTGCTGAAAAGGCGCATGTTACAAAAGCTATTGACAATTGTTTAGCTTCAAGGTCTGCTTGGGCAGATTTAACCTGGGAGCAACGTGCTGCCGTATTCTTGAAAGCTGCAGAATTGATTGCAGGGCCATACCGCGCCAAGATCAATGCTGCAACCATGATTGCACAATCAAAAAACATATACCAAGCTGAAATTGATGCAGCCTGTGAGTTGATTGATTTTCTACGTTTTAATGTGGAATACATGTCACAGATTTACGATCAGCAGCCAGATTCAGCAGAAGGTATTTGGAACCGCGTAGAATACAGACCTCTTGAAGGTTTCATATATGCTATTACTCCTTTTAACTTTACAGCTATTGCCGGAAACCTTCCTGCAAGTGCTGCAATGATGGGGAACGTAGTTGTTTGGAAACCTAGTGATAGTCAAGTTTTCTCTGCTAAGGTTATTGTTGATATTTTCAAAGAAGCCGGTCTTCCTGATGGCGTTATTAACGTAGTTTATGGTGACCCAGTAATGATTACTGAAACTGTTTTGGCTAGCCCAGACTTTGCAGGTATTCACTTTACAGGTTCAACACATGTTTTCAAAGAATTATGGAAACAAATAGGTAACAACATTCACACCTATAAAACATATCCAAAAATAGTTGGTGAGACCGGTGGAAAAGATTTTATCGTTGCACACCCATCAGCAAAACCTCAACAAGTAGCTACGGCAATTGTTCGTGGTAGTTTTGAATTTCAAGGACAAAAATGTAGCGCAGCTTCTCGTGTTTACCTCCCTAAATCACTTTCAGAAGAAATTCTTGAGTCTGTAAAGAAAGATATAGCATCTTTCAATAAACCAGGTAGCCCAGAAGACATGTCTAACTTTATAACAGCAGTTATTCACGAAGCCTCTTTTGATAAACTGGCAAAGTATATTGATCAGGCAAAGAAAGATGACAATGCAGAAGTTATTGCAGGTGGAAACTATGATAAGTCTAAAGGGTACTTTATAGAACCCACAGTTATTCTTACTACAGACCCAAAATACACTACAATGGAGACCGAATTGTTCGGTCCTGTTGTTACTATTTATGTTTACGAAGACAAGGACTGGTCAGAAACCTTGAAATTAGTTGACGGAACTTCTGAATATGCATTAACTGGTGCAATTCTTGCAACAGACAGATATGCTATTGACGAAGCTACAGTAGCGTTACAAAATTGCGCAGGTAACTTCTATATTAACGACAAGCCTACTGGTGCCGTAGTTGGTCAGCAGCCATTTGGAGGAGCTAGAGCTTCAGGAACAAATGACAAGGCCGGTTCTGCACAGAACTTGTTGAGATGGGTTTCTCCTCGTCTTATAAAAGAGACTTTTGTAACTCCAATAGACTACAGATATCCTTTTTTAGGTTAG